A window from Mya arenaria isolate MELC-2E11 chromosome 9, ASM2691426v1 encodes these proteins:
- the LOC128245623 gene encoding transcription factor kayak-like, with translation MMQYKRQNSKINVYVTMEEQHTQVVPSVVPTVVSGLFDISESDENSDYSTSDNVGHCSTINATDIRSDASSVNSDGKYLNSNGACGYTNTSYNSDVILSDSNSEDADDVSRRQLQENGLTPFIKEELKYSIQTKRLKEGKQELKVTFSPPPEDVLTPEEEERVVKRRVQNRMAARRFRDKQKDRAHTLQKECHRLESIQTDLRYELAQVRKERDEFRQALDKHMAVCPLQFPALFYASTSNA, from the exons ATGATGCAGTACAAACGGCAGAATTCCAAAATAAACGTTTACGTTACAATGGAAGAACAGCATACGCAGGTTGTTCCGTCAGTGGTACCCACCGTTGTTAGCggattatttgatatttcagaGTCAGATGAAAACAGTGACTATTCAACGTCAGATAATGTTGGACATTGCAGCACAATTAACGCAACTGACATTAGATCTGATGCAAGTTCTGTGAACAGTGACGGAAAATACTTAAATTCTAATGGTGCATGTGgatatacaaatacaagttaTAACTCTGACGTCATTTTGTCAGATTCGAACAGTGAGGACGCTGATGACGTCTCGCGACGCCAGCTTCAAGAAAACGGATTGACGCCGTTTATTAAAGAGGAACTGAAATATTCAATTCAGACAAAACGGTTAAAAGAGGGAAAGCAGGAATTGAAAGTGACATTTAGTCCCCCACCGGAAGATGTG CTTACACCAGAAGAGGAAGAGCGTGTGGTAAAACGGCGCGTGCAGAATAGAATGGCCGCGCGCCGCTTCAGGGACAAACAGAAAGACAGAGCCCACACATTACAAAAG GAGTGTCATAGACTAGAAAGCATTCAGACAGATTTGAGGTACGAACTGGCGCAGGTACGAAAAGAAAGGGACGAATTCCGCCAGGCGCTTGATAAACACATGGCCGTCTGCCCGCTACAGTTTCCCGCGCTTTTCTATGCTTCAACTTCGAACGCTTGA
- the LOC128203591 gene encoding activating transcription factor 3-like isoform X1, protein MSTMQYKRQNSKINVYVTMEDNKHAQVVPSVVPTVVSCLFDNNDGFIDYSTSDNVGHCSTINASDIRSDASSVKSVGKYSHLDSIGAYGYTNTSFSSDIIVSDSDSDDVNDVSRRQLLENGLTPFIKEELKYSIQTKRLKEGKQELKVEFSPPPEDVLTPEEEERVEKRRVQNRMAARRFRDKQKDRAHTLQKECHRLQSIQTELRYELAQVRKERDELRQTLDQHMAVCPLQFPAHFHASTSNS, encoded by the exons at gtCAACCATGCAATATAAACGGCAGAATTCAAAAATAAACGTTTACGTTACTATGGAGGACAATAAACACGCGCAAGTTGTTCCGTCAGTGGTACCAACCGTTGTTAGCTGCTTATTTGACAATAATGATGGATTTATTGACTATTCAACGTCAGATAATGTTGGACATTGTAGCACAATAAACGCAAGTGACATTAGATCTGATGCAAGTTCTGTGAAAAGTGTCGGGAAATACTCACATTTAGATTCTATTGGCGCATATGgatatacaaatacaagtttttCCTCTGACATCATTGTGTCAGATTCCGACAGTGATGACGTAAATGACGTCTCGCGACGCCAGCTTCTAGAAAACGGGTTGACGCCGTTTATAAAAGAGGAACTGAAATATTCCATTCAGACAAAACGGTTAAAAGAGGGAAAGCAGGAATTGAAAGTGGAATTTAGCCCTCCACCGGAAGATGTG CTTACACCGGAAGAGGAAGAGCGTGTAGAAAAACGGCGCGTGCAGAATAGAATGGCCGCGCGCCGCTTCCGGGACAAACAAAAAGACAGAGCCCACACTTTGCAGAag GAGTGTCATCGCCTACAAAGCATTCAGACGGAGTTAAGGTACGAACTGGCGCAGGTACGAAAGGAAAGGGACGAACTCCGCCAGACGCTTGATCAACACATGGCCGTCTGCCCGCTACAGTTTCCCGCGCATTTCCATGCGTCAACTTCGAATTCTTGA
- the LOC128245621 gene encoding uncharacterized protein LOC128245621, producing MEEDKDAQVVPSVVPTVVSGLFDNSESDENTDYFTSDNVGHISTTVNSVGEYSHLNFNGACGYTNTSYTSDVVVSDSDSDDVDDVSRRQLLENGLTPFIKEELKYSIQTKRLKEGKQELKVQFSHPPEDVLTPEEEERGGKRRVQNRMAARRFRDKQKDRDHNLQKECSRLQSTQTELRYELAQARKERDEFRQAFDQHMAICPLQFSIISMRQPETLDNM from the exons ATGGAGGAAGATAAAGACGCGCAGGTTGTTCCGTCAGTGGTACCAACCGTTGTTAGCGGATTATTTGACAATTCGGAGTCAGATGAAAACACGGACTATTTTACGTCAGATAATGTTGGACATATCAGCACAACAGTGAACAGTGTCGGGGAATACtcacatttaaattttaatggtGCATGTGgatatacaaatacaagttaTACCTCTGACGTAGTTGTGTCAGATTCCGACAGTGATGACGTTGATGACGTCTCGCGACGCCAGCTTCTAGAAAACGGGTTGACACCGTTTATAAAAGAGGAATTGAAATATTCCATTCAGACAAAACGGTTAAAAGAGGGAAAGCAGGAATTGAAAGTGCAATTTAGTCACCCACCGGAAGATGTG CTTACACCGGAAGAGGAAGAGCGTGGGGGAAAACGGCGCGTGCAGAACAGAATGGCCGCGCGCCGCTTCCGGGACAAACAGAAAGACAGAGACCACAATTTGCAGAAG GAGTGTAGTCGACTACAAAGCACTCAGACGGAGTTGAGGTACGAACTGGCGCAGGCGCGAAAGGAAAGGGACGAATTCCGCCAGGCGTTTGATCAACACATGGCCATCTGCCCACTACAGTTTTCCATTATTTCCATGCGTCAACCTGAAACTCTTGACAACATGTGA
- the LOC128245747 gene encoding uncharacterized protein K02A2.6-like, which produces MQAPSQGAAVNVVRSRRVTGHNTSGQPGHNSSGQWEQRRQQRVTLGEDVTRTCQNCGRKHQQQHQCPAKGKQCHKCQKWNHFASVCRSVNEVIDNDNSCTHDFKDLVIDNVESTVRNGQVFAEFKVGPSNLSVQFKIDTGSQVNILPYKTFRDIGIKSVLEASHSKLSAYDGSTLNVKGCITLRCNHPGTGQTKDVYFHVVDTHSSPLLSLQSSLDFELINLTYTVMSDSQVNPLTKDMVLKEYKEVFDGIGLLAGECKIHIDPTVQPVVHPPRKVPIALQEKVKDELLRMESLGVIEKVNEPTDWVSSMVVAEKANGKIRICLDPRDLNKAIQRPHYPLRTLDDILPQLSGAKYFTKLDARSGYWALKLERESSFLTCFNTLYGRYRYVRVPFGLKSSGDLFVQKIDACLEGLSGVAVIVDDILVYGSSREEHDSNLRAVLKRSHDEGIRFNETKLEVGVSEVDYFGHLLTSDGLKKSTSKTEAIQKMKPPKNKSELETILGMVNYLSRFAPNLADVTAPLRQLLSKEVEFCWETAQSDAFDKMKQIITDPNQVLSYYDKSKPLTLQVDASKFGLGATIMQDGKPLAYASKSLTQTEVNYAQIEKEMFAILFGCKRFHHFVYGHKVNVQTDHLPLVSIFKKSINTAPARLQRMLLQLQKYDLDIKHYPSKQVPVADTLSRNFLNETFPELSQGMDMQVHMVMSHLPVSDRKLNELKDKTSQDETLVLLKQTILQGWPTSRKMCPSQILPFWNFRDELTSIDGLVMKGNKIIIPKSMQSQMLELIHTGHMGVEKCLRRARDVMFWPGISADITNLVLKCNTCLKHRNSNPKEPLIPLEIPDYPWQIIGTDLFTWENRNYLLIVDYYSRYFEVKELPNMKSTTVINRMKGIMARWGISEKVISDGGPCYISQEFADFAKEWDFNHQTISPYHSQSNGLAEKYVSVCKKLLTKAKDAGRDPFIGILEYRTTPLESGYSPAQLNMGRQLRSILPTSKENLMPKVISPNLVRQGIQDSKQKGKKYYDRQARSLEPLTYGENTMIQQLNKTWRPATVVDKLNERSYTVQCPDGSMYTRNRRDLLKTNEPCHGQFAEPEIQEMPLGQTPTQSDIKDSESPLIGSTSSPCINHNLYVTRSGRAVKPKVIESM; this is translated from the coding sequence ATGCAGGCACCATCGCAAGGAGCAGCCGTTAATGTGGTTCGTTCAAGAAGGGTTACTGGTCATAACACCTCAGGCCAGCCTGGTCACAATTCCTCAGGCCAGTGGGAGCAGAGAAGACAACAGCGCGTCACTTTGGGAGAAGACGTTACCCGGACTTGCCAAAATTGTGGGCggaaacaccaacaacaacaccagtGTCCCGCAAAGGGAAAACAATGtcacaaatgtcaaaaatggAACCATTTTGCATCAGTGTGTAGAAGTGTAAATGAAGTTATTGACAATGACAATTCTTGTACTCATGATTTCAAGGATTTAGTGATTGACAATGTGGAGTCCACTGTTAGGAATGGGCAGGTGTTTGCAGAGTTCAAGGTAGGTCCTTCCAATTTGTCCGTACAGTTCAAGATTGATACTGGTAGCCAAGTGAATATATTGCCATACAAAACCTTTAGAGACATAGGCATAAAGTCAGTTCTAGAAGCTTCACATTCAAAGCTTTCAGCCTATGACGGAAGCACGTTAAATGTAAAGGGATGCATTACTTTAAGGTGTAATCATCCTGGAACTGGCCAAACAAAGGATGTTTACTTTCATGTAGTTGACACACATTCAAGTCCTTTGCTAAGTCTCCAATCATCCCTTGACTTTGAACTCATAAATCTCACATACACAGTTATGTCAGATTCCCAGGTCAACCCCCTCACTAAGGACATGGTATTAAAGGAATACAAGGAAGTGTTTGATGGCATTGGTCTGCTAGCCGGTGAATGTAAGATTCACATTGACCCCACTGTCCAGCCTGTGGTGCATCCCCCAAGAAAGGTCCCTATAGCATTACAAGAAAAGGTCAAGGATGAGTTACTCCGCATGGAGTCATTAGGTGTCATCGAAAAGGTCAATGAACCCACTGACTGGGTTAGTTCAATGGTCGTTGCCGAAAAAGCCAATGGCAAAATTCGTATATGTCTGGATCCGCGTGACTTGAATAAGGCCATTCAACGTCCACATTACCCTTTAAGAACTCTGGATGATATATTGCCTCAGCTTTCAGGCGCAAAGTACTTCACAAAGCTTGATGCTAGGAGTGGTTATTGGGCATTGAAACTTGAGAGAGAGTCATCGTTCCTTACATGTTTTAACACCTTATATGGAAGGTACCGATATGTCCGAGTTCCCTTTGGTCTGAAGTCAAGCGGTGATCTTTTTGTGCAAAAGATTGATGCTTGTCTCGAAGGTCTAAGTGGCGTAGCTGTCATCGTGGATGACATACTAGTGTATGGGTCATCTAGAGAGGAACATGACTCCAATCTTAGAGCAGTCCTAAAGAGGTCTCATGATGAAGGAATTCGTTTTAACGAAACCAAACTCGAGGTCGGGGTATCAGAAGTAGACTACTTTGGTCACCTTCTCACATCAGatggtttgaaaaaatcaacCTCAAAGACAGAGGCTATACAGAAAATGAAGCCACccaaaaataaatcagaacTTGAAACCATATTAGGTATGGTAAACTATCTGTCTAGATTTGCCCCAAACTTGGCAGATGTAACAGCCCCTCTGAGACAATTACTGTCTAAAGAAGTTGAATTCTGTTGGGAAACTGCACAAAGTGAtgcatttgacaaaatgaaacaaatcatcacAGACCCGAATCAGGTTTTATCCTATTATGACAAAAGCAAGCCATTAACATTGCAAGTTGATGCCTCCAAGTTTGGTCTCGGAGCAACAATAATGCAAGACGGGAAGCCACTTGCATATGCATCAAAATCACTCACACAAACTGAGGTCAATTACGCACAAATTGAGAAGGAaatgtttgctattttgttCGGCTGCAAGCGGTTCCACCATTTTGTTTATGGTCACAAAGTCAACGTGCAAACTGATCATTTGCCGTtagtttctattttcaaaaaatcaataaacacaGCTCCTGCACGATTGCAGCGTATGCTACTACAGCTACAGAAATATGATCTTGACATCAAACATTATCCATCCAAACAAGTACCAGTTGCAGACACACTGAGCAGGAACTTTCTAAATGAAACGTTCCCTGAATTGTCACAAGGCATGGACATGCAGGTACACATGGTTATGTCTCATTTACCTGTATCTGACAGAAAATTGAATGAATTGAAGGACAAAACAAGTCAAGATGAGACTTTAGTATTGTTGAAACAGACTATACTTCAAGGTTGGCCAACCTCTAGAAAAATGTGTCCGTCCCAGATATTGCCCTTCTGGAATTTCCGTGATGAGTTAACTTCTATTGATGGGTTAGTCatgaaaggaaataaaataatcatccCCAAATCAATGCAGTCTCAGATGCTTGAACTCATTCACACAGGTCACATGGGAGTTGAGAAATGTCTCAGAAGGGCCCGGGATGTTATGTTTTGGCCAGGAATATCGGCTGATATTACCAATCTCGTGTTAAAATGCAACACCTGTTTAAAACACAGAAACTCAAACCCAAAAGAGCCATTAATTCCCCTTGAGATTCCTGATTATCCATGGCAAATTATAGGCACTGATCTATTCACCTGGGAAAACAGGAACTATCTTCTGATAGTGGATTACTATAGCAGGTATTTTGAGGTCAAGGAATTGCCCAATATGAAAAGCACCACGGTCATAAACAGAATGAAAGGCATAATGGCCAGATGGGGAATTAGTGAGAAGGTTATATCTGATGGTGGTCCCTGTTATATCTCTCAGGAGTTCGCTGATTTTGCAAAAGAATGGGATTTCAATCACCAGACAATTAGTCCCTATCACAGTCAATCAAACGGTCTAGCTGAGAAATATGTGTCAGTTTGTAAGAAACTCCTTACAAAGGCTAAGGACGCTGGGCGTGATCCTTTTATTGGCATATTAGAATACCGGACCACCCCTCTTGAGTCAGGGTATTCCCCTGCGCAGTTAAACATGGGCAGACAATTGCGCTCTATCCTCCCAACATCTAAGGAAAATCTGATGCCCAAGGTGATATCTCCTAATTTAGTCAGGCAGGGTATTCAAGATAGCAAACAGAAGGGGAAGAAATATTATGACAGACAAGCAAGGTCACTAGAACCCTTAACATATGGAGAAAATACAATGAtccaacaattaaataaaacttggagACCAGCCACTGTAGTTGACAAGTTAAATGAAAGATCATACACTGTTCAGTGCCCAGATGGGTCTATGTACACACGAAATAGGCGGGATCTATTAAAGACCAATGAGCCCTGCCATGGTCAATTTGCAGAGCCAGAAATACAGGAAATGCCTTTAGGTCAAACACCTACCCAGTCTGACATCAAAGATTCGGAAAGCCCTCTAATTGGCAGTACTTCCTCTCCATGTATCAATCACAATCTGTACGTGACCAGGTCAGGAAGGGCCGTAAAACCAAAAGTAATTGAATCCATGTGA
- the LOC128245620 gene encoding LOW QUALITY PROTEIN: uncharacterized protein LOC128245620 (The sequence of the model RefSeq protein was modified relative to this genomic sequence to represent the inferred CDS: substituted 2 bases at 2 genomic stop codons) has protein sequence MVHYSFDYSQQVLYPHYAQQVGKLFFKTPRKCGCFGVCCESSGTQILYLLDESVGKSVGKGANSVVSMLHHHFTHLAYGEKRDNCVVQNKNNTVIGYGMWRVMRGLHKEIEFSLMEAGHTKFSPDWHFCLWKVKWRASNGETLEEVADTVRKSFWGGYNIPHLVNDPAKPVTFXNWTXFFRTLFKPIPGLTKYHHFRITSSHPGTVFVREYADNQEVAIEITRPQRQPIPSSDMPERIDIQELDAKRSWYLFEEIAPLCNNSPACTKPTVPKPSSGVRL, from the exons ATGGTGCATTACAGTTTTGATTATTCCCAGCAGGTGTTGTATCCGCACTATGCCCAACAGGTCGGAAAACTCTTCTTCAAAACACCTAGAAAATGTGGATGCTTTGGAGTCTGCTGTGAATCTTCAG GAACTCAGATTTTGTATCTTCTGGATGAGTCTGTCGGGAAAAGTGTTGGCAAAGGGGCAAACAGTGTTGTATCCATGTTACATCATCATTTCACCCATCTGGCCTATGGGGAGAAGAGAGACAACTGCGTagtgcaaaataaaaacaataccgTGATTgg ATATGGTATGTGGAGGGTCATGAGAGGGCTGCACAAGGAGATAGAATTCAGCTTGATGGAGGCAGGCCACACCAAATTCAGTCCCGACTGGCACTTCTGCTTATGGAAG GTCAAATGGCGAGCATCGAATGGTGAAACATTGGAAGAAGTGGCGGACACTGTTCGAAAGTCATTTTGGGGTGGATACAATATTCCCCATCTTGTCAATGACCCAGCTAAGCCGGTGACCTTTTAAAATTGGACCTAATTCTTTAGGACTTTGTTCAAGCCTATTCCAGGGCTGACCAAATATCACCATTTTAG GATCACTAGTAGCCACCCAGGGACAGTGTTTGTGAGAGAATATGCTGACAATCAAGAGGTTGCCATAGAAATTACAAGACCACAAAGACAGCCTATCCCCAGCAGTGACATGCCGGAACGGATTGATATTCAGGAGCTTGATGCAAAAAGGTCTTGGTACCTGTTTGAGGAGATTGCTCCTCTTTGCAACAACAGCCCAGCATGTACCAAACCAACAGTTCCAAAACCATCCAGTGGTGTTAGGCTATAG
- the LOC128203591 gene encoding activating transcription factor 3-like isoform X2, translating to MQYKRQNSKINVYVTMEDNKHAQVVPSVVPTVVSCLFDNNDGFIDYSTSDNVGHCSTINASDIRSDASSVKSVGKYSHLDSIGAYGYTNTSFSSDIIVSDSDSDDVNDVSRRQLLENGLTPFIKEELKYSIQTKRLKEGKQELKVEFSPPPEDVLTPEEEERVEKRRVQNRMAARRFRDKQKDRAHTLQKECHRLQSIQTELRYELAQVRKERDELRQTLDQHMAVCPLQFPAHFHASTSNS from the exons ATGCAATATAAACGGCAGAATTCAAAAATAAACGTTTACGTTACTATGGAGGACAATAAACACGCGCAAGTTGTTCCGTCAGTGGTACCAACCGTTGTTAGCTGCTTATTTGACAATAATGATGGATTTATTGACTATTCAACGTCAGATAATGTTGGACATTGTAGCACAATAAACGCAAGTGACATTAGATCTGATGCAAGTTCTGTGAAAAGTGTCGGGAAATACTCACATTTAGATTCTATTGGCGCATATGgatatacaaatacaagtttttCCTCTGACATCATTGTGTCAGATTCCGACAGTGATGACGTAAATGACGTCTCGCGACGCCAGCTTCTAGAAAACGGGTTGACGCCGTTTATAAAAGAGGAACTGAAATATTCCATTCAGACAAAACGGTTAAAAGAGGGAAAGCAGGAATTGAAAGTGGAATTTAGCCCTCCACCGGAAGATGTG CTTACACCGGAAGAGGAAGAGCGTGTAGAAAAACGGCGCGTGCAGAATAGAATGGCCGCGCGCCGCTTCCGGGACAAACAAAAAGACAGAGCCCACACTTTGCAGAag GAGTGTCATCGCCTACAAAGCATTCAGACGGAGTTAAGGTACGAACTGGCGCAGGTACGAAAGGAAAGGGACGAACTCCGCCAGACGCTTGATCAACACATGGCCGTCTGCCCGCTACAGTTTCCCGCGCATTTCCATGCGTCAACTTCGAATTCTTGA